A genome region from Chloroflexota bacterium includes the following:
- the aroF gene encoding 3-deoxy-7-phosphoheptulonate synthase: MIVEMQRGVDVQQVDSVVQRAKSLGFQVQLNLGTDKVVIAILGSNTGQVPTDTFAVLPGVESVTRIMKPYKLASREFKSEDSVVNVGKVQIGGKHVVVMAGPCAVENEERLMEVAKAVKEAGAAVLRGGAYKPRSSPFSFQGLEEAGLELLAKARETFSLPVITEVVDPHDVELVIKSADILQVGARNMQNFALLTEVGKSQRPVMLKRGFSSTITEWLTAADYLLAEGNNQVILCERGIRTFEDSVRFSLDISSVPVVKKFSHLPLIVDPSHAAGHYSLVPAIAKAAVAAGADGILIEVHPNPKEALVDGLQSLTISDFTRLMTELKAIAKSIGRYI, translated from the coding sequence ATGATAGTTGAAATGCAGAGGGGGGTTGATGTCCAGCAGGTTGACAGCGTCGTGCAGCGCGCCAAATCGCTCGGCTTCCAGGTACAGTTGAACCTTGGCACGGACAAGGTAGTCATCGCCATCCTAGGCAGCAATACCGGGCAGGTGCCTACGGATACTTTTGCCGTACTTCCCGGTGTGGAAAGCGTCACCCGTATTATGAAGCCGTATAAGCTGGCTTCCCGCGAGTTCAAGAGTGAAGACAGCGTGGTAAACGTGGGCAAGGTGCAGATCGGCGGGAAGCATGTCGTGGTCATGGCCGGCCCCTGTGCGGTGGAGAATGAAGAGCGGCTTATGGAAGTGGCCAAGGCAGTGAAAGAAGCGGGAGCAGCAGTGCTGCGCGGTGGAGCCTATAAACCGCGTTCCTCTCCGTTCAGTTTTCAGGGATTGGAGGAGGCGGGGTTGGAACTGCTGGCCAAAGCGAGAGAGACCTTCAGCTTACCGGTAATAACCGAAGTCGTTGACCCGCACGACGTTGAGCTTGTAATCAAATCAGCGGATATTCTTCAGGTTGGTGCTCGCAACATGCAGAACTTCGCCCTGCTAACCGAGGTGGGGAAAAGCCAGCGGCCGGTCATGCTCAAGCGCGGCTTTTCCAGCACCATCACGGAATGGCTGACCGCCGCCGATTATCTGCTGGCCGAGGGAAATAACCAGGTCATTCTCTGCGAGCGCGGCATCAGGACATTCGAGGACAGTGTCCGCTTTTCGCTGGATATCTCCTCCGTGCCGGTGGTAAAGAAGTTCAGTCACCTGCCGTTGATTGTCGACCCAAGCCATGCGGCAGGGCACTACTCGCTGGTGCCGGCAATCGCCAAAGCCGCCGTAGCGGCCGGGGCTGATGGAATCCTTATTGAAGTCCACCCCAACCCGAAGGAAGCGCTGGTGGACGGCCTGCAATCGCTGACCATATCCGACTTCACCCGGCTGATGACAGAGTTGAAAGCAATTGCCAAATCGATTGGCAGATATATATAA
- a CDS encoding diphthine--ammonia ligase — MADIYNGTYLSMMEKVIVSWSGGKDSALSLYEIQRDGNYQVVSLLTSISEPHDRVSMHGVRRTLLEQQSRALGLPLIKIPIPRECSEEEYESRLMDVLGKVKSDGINHVVFGDIFLEWIKEYREKNLSRLGMTPILPIWGRETLELTRSFISLGFKAVITCVNTKLMPRSFLGKVLDENFLSELPPGVDPAGENGEFHSFVFAGPIFRQSIPFALGRTVTRDSYYFRDLLPSEGSADEKRH, encoded by the coding sequence TTGGCAGATATATATAATGGCACCTACTTATCTATGATGGAAAAGGTCATCGTATCCTGGAGCGGGGGTAAAGACAGCGCCCTCAGCCTTTATGAGATTCAGCGAGACGGCAACTATCAGGTCGTGTCTTTGCTCACCTCGATAAGCGAGCCTCACGACCGGGTGAGCATGCATGGCGTGCGCCGCACGCTGCTGGAACAGCAGTCGCGGGCGCTGGGACTACCCTTAATAAAGATACCGATACCCAGGGAATGCTCGGAAGAGGAATATGAGTCCCGTTTGATGGATGTCCTTGGCAAGGTGAAATCAGACGGCATAAATCACGTGGTTTTCGGGGATATCTTCCTGGAGTGGATCAAGGAGTACCGGGAAAAGAACCTGTCCAGATTAGGGATGACTCCCATCTTGCCCATCTGGGGACGTGAAACTCTAGAGCTTACCCGTTCCTTTATCTCCCTGGGTTTCAAAGCGGTGATTACCTGCGTTAATACCAAATTAATGCCCAGGAGTTTTTTAGGTAAAGTGCTTGATGAGAATTTCCTGTCCGAGCTGCCGCCAGGCGTTGACCCCGCGGGTGAAAACGGTGAGTTCCACTCCTTCGTCTTCGCCGGGCCGATATTCAGGCAGAGTATCCCGTTCGCCCTGGGCAGAACCGTCACCAGGGACTCATACTATTTCCGTGATCTGTTACCCAGTGAAGGGAGTGCTGATGAAAAACGTCATTAA
- a CDS encoding phosphoglucomutase/phosphomannomutase family protein: MKNVIKFGTDGWRAIIAMDFTFDNVRVCAQGVVDYLKQAGMTKQGLIIGYDTRFASEDFAAAAAEVTAASGVRTYLCDRATPTPVVSYGVLARKAAGAIIITASHNPGIWNGFKYKDWHGASAPDDITAEIIKAIDRILAEGQPARMPLEKAVEEGLVEHIDLAPVYLKQVAKLVDLNAIRKAGLDIIIDSMYGAGIGYLKSMLQGGDTKVTEINGERNPLFPGMVRPEPIALNLKRLSALVREQGASIGLATDGDADRVGIIDENGSFITQLQTFAMLCLYLLEARGERGPLVKTLTSSSMIDRLGELYNVPVFETTVGFKYVAPIMNAENALIGGEESGGYGFRGHVAERDGILASLYFLDFMMKTGKTPSELLSYLYDRVGPHYYHRIDAEFPEAERNTIINRLRDNPPDLIEGVKVNKIDTADGFRYILADNSWLLIRFSGTEPVLRIYAESSSDAKVERLLESGKKLAGIRQK; this comes from the coding sequence ATGAAAAACGTCATTAAATTCGGTACCGATGGCTGGCGAGCCATAATCGCCATGGATTTTACCTTTGACAATGTACGGGTCTGCGCGCAGGGGGTCGTTGACTACCTGAAACAGGCGGGGATGACCAAACAGGGATTGATTATCGGCTATGACACCCGTTTTGCTTCCGAGGACTTTGCCGCCGCCGCCGCCGAGGTGACCGCCGCGAGCGGAGTCAGGACCTACCTGTGTGATAGGGCAACGCCAACGCCCGTCGTCAGTTACGGTGTGCTGGCCAGAAAGGCAGCCGGTGCCATCATTATCACCGCCAGCCACAATCCCGGCATCTGGAACGGTTTCAAATATAAAGACTGGCACGGAGCCAGTGCACCGGATGATATTACCGCTGAAATAATAAAGGCAATCGATCGGATACTGGCTGAAGGACAGCCGGCACGGATGCCACTGGAAAAGGCTGTGGAAGAGGGGCTGGTGGAACACATTGACCTGGCACCTGTTTATCTCAAACAGGTGGCGAAGCTTGTAGACTTAAATGCAATACGCAAAGCTGGACTTGACATAATAATAGATTCCATGTACGGTGCCGGTATAGGTTATTTGAAAAGTATGCTGCAGGGTGGCGATACCAAGGTAACCGAGATAAACGGTGAACGCAATCCGCTTTTCCCAGGTATGGTGCGACCCGAGCCGATTGCCCTCAACCTGAAGAGGTTATCGGCGCTGGTCAGGGAGCAGGGGGCCAGCATTGGCCTGGCGACAGATGGCGATGCCGACCGCGTAGGCATAATAGATGAAAATGGCAGCTTCATCACCCAGCTACAGACTTTCGCCATGCTCTGCCTCTACCTTCTGGAGGCACGTGGGGAGAGGGGACCGCTGGTGAAAACACTGACCAGCTCCAGCATGATTGACCGGTTGGGCGAGCTGTACAACGTACCGGTATTTGAGACGACGGTGGGCTTCAAGTATGTGGCCCCGATAATGAACGCCGAGAACGCGCTGATTGGCGGGGAGGAAAGTGGTGGCTACGGTTTCCGCGGCCACGTTGCCGAGCGTGACGGCATCCTGGCGAGCCTCTATTTTCTCGATTTCATGATGAAGACGGGTAAAACGCCTTCAGAGCTTCTGTCCTATCTCTATGACAGGGTCGGACCGCACTATTACCATCGGATAGATGCTGAGTTTCCGGAAGCGGAACGCAATACAATCATCAATCGACTGCGCGACAATCCGCCGGACTTAATTGAAGGGGTAAAAGTTAACAAAATCGATACTGCCGATGGCTTCCGGTATATCCTGGCGGATAACAGCTGGCTGCTGATAAGGTTTTCCGGCACGGAGCCGGTGCTCCGCATCTACGCAGAGAGCAGCTCTGACGCCAAAGTGGAAAGGCTGCTGGAATCCGGGAAGAAACTGGCCGGAATCAGACAGAAATAG
- the rpsI gene encoding 30S ribosomal protein S9: protein MATKQSYFHGTGRRKTSVAQVRIMPGNGAIIINGVPYEELFPSLEHRRAILQPLLVTESLGNYNAMVKVNGGGITGQSGAISLGIARALVEADGSLKPILRQNGLLTRDPRVKERKKPGLRRARKAPQYTKR, encoded by the coding sequence ATGGCAACAAAACAATCCTATTTTCACGGTACCGGACGGAGAAAGACATCTGTAGCTCAGGTAAGGATTATGCCCGGCAACGGCGCCATAATCATCAATGGTGTGCCCTATGAGGAATTGTTCCCCAGCCTGGAGCACCGCCGCGCGATACTGCAGCCTCTTCTGGTCACGGAAAGCCTGGGCAATTACAACGCCATGGTCAAGGTGAATGGCGGCGGCATTACCGGCCAGAGCGGCGCCATCTCACTCGGTATTGCCCGCGCTCTTGTGGAGGCGGACGGGAGCCTCAAGCCCATACTGCGCCAGAACGGTCTGCTTACCCGCGACCCGCGGGTGAAAGAGCGAAAGAAACCCGGGCTCAGGCGAGCGCGCAAAGCACCTCAGTACACCAAGCGTTAA
- the rplM gene encoding 50S ribosomal protein L13, which yields MPDASELSTFPGGTAQLKTYSTKIKDVERKWHVIDASGRTLGKLATEAAGLLMGKHKPTFSYNLDTGDHVIVINAEKVQVTGNKLKQKHYYRHSGYPGGFKSISLEKMMQDNPTRVVEHAIRGMLPHTRLGAEIRKKLRVYTGDTHPHLAQVAQSSGTKPKTEEQRVS from the coding sequence ATGCCTGATGCGAGTGAATTATCCACATTCCCGGGAGGAACTGCGCAATTGAAAACCTACAGCACCAAAATAAAGGACGTTGAGCGAAAGTGGCACGTGATTGATGCTTCAGGCAGGACACTGGGCAAGCTGGCCACGGAAGCCGCCGGCCTGCTCATGGGTAAACACAAGCCAACTTTCAGCTACAATCTGGATACCGGCGACCACGTTATCGTAATCAATGCCGAAAAAGTACAGGTTACGGGCAATAAGCTGAAGCAGAAGCACTACTACCGGCATTCCGGCTATCCGGGAGGATTCAAAAGCATATCACTGGAAAAAATGATGCAGGATAACCCAACGCGGGTCGTCGAGCACGCCATCAGGGGTATGCTGCCACATACGCGACTGGGTGCCGAGATACGGAAGAAACTCAGGGTTTATACCGGTGATACGCACCCGCATCTCGCGCAGGTAGCACAATCATCAGGCACCAAGCCAAAGACAGAAGAACAGAGGGTAAGCTAA
- the truA gene encoding tRNA pseudouridine(38-40) synthase TruA produces the protein MIMEYDGTNYHGFQLQVSQPTVQGEVESALLKLTGERVRVLAASRTDTGVHAQEQVVSLRTTSSLPEHAFIGGLNHYLPDDIAVRDAFRVNDVFNVRRNAVSREYHYIILNRTARSPIRHRFAHHVPGKLDIAAMNKACQCLAGEHDFASFATALESRIKSTVRRVHQADVIKDGDLITFRIIANSFLPHQVRNTVGALIRVGLGKMTADEFRSILEARTPGLAGPTAPAQGLCLMRVNYPHSREELRN, from the coding sequence CTGATTATGGAATATGACGGCACAAACTACCACGGTTTTCAACTGCAGGTCAGTCAACCCACCGTTCAGGGCGAGGTTGAGTCGGCATTATTGAAGCTGACCGGAGAAAGAGTTCGCGTGCTGGCGGCAAGTCGCACTGACACCGGCGTTCACGCCCAGGAGCAGGTGGTGAGCTTACGCACCACCTCATCGCTGCCGGAACACGCGTTTATCGGCGGCTTGAATCACTATCTGCCCGATGATATTGCGGTGAGGGACGCTTTCCGGGTCAATGATGTATTCAACGTTCGTCGTAATGCGGTAAGTCGAGAATACCATTACATTATATTGAATCGAACCGCCCGCTCCCCTATCCGGCATCGCTTTGCCCACCATGTTCCGGGCAAACTGGATATAGCGGCGATGAATAAAGCCTGTCAGTGTCTCGCCGGTGAGCATGATTTCGCCTCATTCGCCACGGCTCTGGAAAGCCGTATAAAGAGCACGGTGCGCCGTGTCCACCAGGCCGATGTGATAAAGGATGGCGACCTGATTACTTTTCGCATAATCGCCAATTCTTTTCTGCCCCACCAGGTACGGAATACCGTTGGGGCGCTCATCAGGGTGGGTCTGGGTAAGATGACAGCTGACGAATTTCGTAGTATATTAGAAGCAAGGACACCCGGGCTGGCAGGCCCAACTGCGCCTGCCCAAGGGTTATGCCTGATGCGAGTGAATTATCCACATTCCCGGGAGGAACTGCGCAATTGA
- the rplQ gene encoding 50S ribosomal protein L17 codes for MRHNVAGRKLGRTTSHRKALYRNLVTDLLRYEKIVTTEPKAKEVRSLAEKMVTLGKEGGLSAFRQALSFIYDKNVADKVFSELATRYAERHGGYTRIVKLGPRLGDSAPMVQLSLVE; via the coding sequence ATGAGGCATAACGTAGCGGGAAGAAAATTAGGCAGGACGACCAGTCACCGTAAAGCATTGTACCGCAATCTCGTGACCGACCTGCTGAGATACGAGAAAATCGTTACTACCGAGCCCAAGGCGAAGGAAGTACGTAGCCTCGCCGAAAAAATGGTCACTCTTGGCAAGGAAGGCGGCCTGAGTGCATTTCGGCAGGCACTGTCATTTATTTATGACAAGAATGTGGCGGACAAGGTTTTTTCCGAGCTGGCCACAAGATACGCCGAGCGACACGGCGGTTACACTCGCATTGTGAAGCTTGGTCCCAGACTGGGAGACAGTGCACCCATGGTGCAGCTTTCACTGGTCGAGTAA
- a CDS encoding DNA-directed RNA polymerase subunit alpha, which yields MSRLIIPKIDCRESKDNYGRFTAEPLERGFGVTLGNALRRILLGYLPGAAVTQVRIEGIRHEFTAIPHAKEDVTEFLLNVKAIRIKPLSGQPGKLVLDIQGEGQVCAADIKPSTDFEISNPEINLITLDSPEAKLYIEFDIELGEGYRTAESNDSMPVGTIPVDAIFSPTRKANFTTEPVHVGRETSHERLVLEVWTDGTTTPVDAISRAASILIEQLSPFVEYIKVSQMKAEEQLIRLSIPDEKYNMPVEQLDLSVRTMNCLRRGGIATVGELISKKAKDLLQLRNFGQKSFNEIGDKLKELGLSLSSQVGAKEETPPEDASPEETDTAIDMSEESESQSGEAEDEA from the coding sequence TTGTCTCGTCTGATAATTCCGAAAATCGATTGCAGAGAGAGTAAGGACAACTACGGCCGGTTTACCGCCGAGCCGCTGGAACGCGGTTTTGGCGTTACACTCGGCAATGCCCTGCGTCGTATATTGCTGGGTTACCTCCCTGGTGCGGCAGTAACGCAGGTCAGGATCGAAGGCATCAGGCATGAATTCACCGCCATTCCTCACGCCAAGGAAGATGTCACCGAATTTTTACTCAACGTCAAGGCGATACGGATAAAGCCGCTTTCCGGCCAGCCCGGTAAACTGGTCCTCGATATACAGGGTGAGGGTCAAGTTTGTGCTGCGGATATCAAACCATCAACCGACTTTGAAATCTCCAATCCGGAAATTAATCTGATCACGCTTGATTCACCGGAAGCCAAGCTCTATATTGAGTTTGATATCGAACTGGGCGAGGGTTATCGGACCGCTGAGTCAAATGATAGTATGCCGGTGGGGACAATTCCCGTTGATGCCATCTTCTCTCCGACACGCAAGGCCAATTTCACCACCGAGCCAGTTCACGTGGGGCGTGAGACCAGCCACGAGCGGCTGGTTCTGGAAGTATGGACCGATGGCACTACAACTCCAGTTGATGCCATCAGCCGCGCGGCCAGCATACTTATCGAGCAGCTCAGCCCGTTTGTTGAGTACATCAAGGTATCCCAGATGAAAGCTGAAGAGCAGCTTATCCGTCTCTCCATACCCGATGAGAAATACAATATGCCCGTGGAACAGCTGGACCTCTCGGTGCGGACGATGAACTGCCTCAGGCGCGGCGGCATCGCCACGGTTGGCGAACTTATCAGTAAAAAAGCAAAGGATTTACTCCAGCTGCGCAACTTCGGCCAGAAATCGTTTAATGAGATAGGGGATAAACTGAAGGAACTGGGGCTGTCCCTCTCGTCACAGGTTGGCGCAAAAGAAGAAACGCCGCCAGAAGACGCATCACCAGAAGAGACAGACACGGCCATAGATATGTCAGAAGAAAGCGAGTCGCAATCCGGAGAAGCAGAAGATGAGGCATAA
- the rpsD gene encoding 30S ribosomal protein S4 translates to MARYVGAVCRMCRRSGVKLFLKGDRCFTPKCSIEKRPRPPGQQSRRRQRISDRGMQLREKQKARYSYGMLEKQFRRTFTEAGRQAGVTGDNLLILLERRLDNIVYRLGFSDSRNQARQLVCHGHITLNDRRTDIPSALVKEGDTISWRKESAKSEYYKQLAQTIESKTVPEWLSLDKKKLVGQVVSLPTPEDIEATFDGKTIVEHYSR, encoded by the coding sequence ATGGCAAGATACGTTGGCGCAGTATGTCGGATGTGCCGCCGCAGCGGCGTAAAGCTCTTCCTGAAGGGCGATCGGTGCTTTACACCCAAGTGCAGTATTGAGAAGCGGCCGAGGCCCCCGGGACAGCAGTCCCGCCGGCGGCAGAGAATATCCGACCGCGGCATGCAGCTTCGTGAGAAACAGAAAGCCCGCTACAGCTACGGCATGCTGGAGAAACAGTTCCGGAGGACCTTTACCGAAGCGGGAAGGCAGGCAGGCGTTACTGGCGATAACCTGCTCATCCTGCTGGAGAGGCGACTGGACAACATCGTCTATCGCCTAGGTTTCTCTGACTCACGTAATCAGGCGCGCCAGCTGGTCTGCCACGGGCATATTACGCTCAACGATCGGCGGACCGATATCCCTTCGGCACTGGTCAAGGAGGGGGACACGATTAGCTGGCGGAAAGAAAGTGCCAAGTCGGAATATTACAAACAGCTTGCGCAGACCATTGAATCCAAGACAGTGCCAGAATGGTTGAGTCTGGATAAGAAAAAGCTGGTGGGGCAGGTGGTTTCTCTGCCCACACCAGAAGACATAGAAGCCACGTTTGACGGCAAAACAATCGTGGAACACTACTCGCGATAA
- the rpsK gene encoding 30S ribosomal protein S11 produces MAQKKQARTRRRERKNIPAGKAFIQSTFNNTIVTLTDPEGNVIAWGSSGTAGFKGSRKGTPYAAQMAAREAVRKAMMHGLRQVEVYVKGPGSGREAAIRSLQSSGLYITGIKDVTPIPHNGCRPPKRRRV; encoded by the coding sequence ATGGCACAGAAGAAGCAAGCGAGAACAAGACGGCGGGAACGGAAGAATATTCCAGCAGGGAAAGCCTTTATTCAGTCCACCTTTAACAATACTATTGTTACCCTCACCGACCCCGAGGGCAATGTCATTGCCTGGGGCAGTTCCGGCACCGCCGGTTTCAAAGGCTCCCGCAAGGGTACTCCCTACGCCGCTCAGATGGCAGCTCGTGAGGCGGTACGCAAGGCAATGATGCACGGCCTGCGTCAGGTCGAGGTCTACGTGAAGGGACCAGGTAGCGGTCGTGAGGCAGCCATCCGCTCGCTGCAAAGTTCTGGACTGTATATTACGGGCATTAAAGATGTTACCCCCATCCCCCATAACGGCTGCCGCCCGCCAAAAAGACGAAGAGTGTAG
- the rpsM gene encoding 30S ribosomal protein S13, with product MARIAGVDIPRDKHTWVSLQYIYGIGPHLSRRILAQTSINPDTKVSELTEDEVNRLREVIDKQYRVEGELRREVQMNVKRLIEIGSYRGSRHRYNLPARGQRTRTNARARRGVRKTVAGRGQRRGMAKK from the coding sequence ATGGCACGAATTGCTGGAGTTGACATACCGAGAGATAAGCACACCTGGGTATCTCTGCAGTATATTTACGGTATTGGCCCTCATCTGAGCCGCCGGATTCTGGCCCAGACCAGCATCAACCCGGACACCAAGGTGAGTGAACTTACCGAAGATGAGGTAAATCGCCTCCGCGAGGTTATCGACAAGCAATACAGGGTCGAGGGCGAACTCAGGCGCGAGGTTCAGATGAACGTCAAGCGCCTCATTGAAATCGGCAGCTACCGTGGCAGCCGGCATCGTTATAACCTGCCGGCGAGGGGGCAGCGCACCCGAACCAATGCCCGAGCCCGGCGGGGTGTTCGCAAGACAGTAGCCGGCAGAGGTCAGAGACGAGGCATGGCTAAGAAATAA
- the rpmJ gene encoding 50S ribosomal protein L36: MKVKASVKVRCEKCKVVKRHGVVRVICSNPKHKQRQG, encoded by the coding sequence ATGAAAGTAAAAGCATCCGTAAAAGTACGATGTGAAAAATGCAAGGTGGTGAAACGGCACGGCGTGGTCAGGGTTATCTGTTCCAACCCGAAGCACAAACAGCGCCAGGGATAA
- the infA gene encoding translation initiation factor IF-1, whose amino-acid sequence MPKKETIEVEGTVLEALPNAMFRVELANGHVVLAHISGKIRMHYIRVLPGDKVLVELSPYDLNRGRIVYRFK is encoded by the coding sequence ATGCCTAAGAAAGAGACAATTGAGGTTGAAGGAACGGTATTGGAAGCGTTACCGAATGCCATGTTTCGCGTTGAGCTGGCGAATGGACACGTTGTGCTGGCCCATATCTCCGGCAAGATACGGATGCACTACATCCGGGTCCTGCCCGGGGACAAGGTGCTGGTTGAGCTTTCTCCATACGACCTCAATCGTGGTAGGATAGTATACCGATTCAAGTGA
- the map gene encoding type I methionyl aminopeptidase, with protein sequence MTIIIKTEDEIAAMRQAGRIVAMILKKIVEQIRPGMETKELDTIAEKELKNHGAKSSFKGYRGFPANLCVSINDEIVHGIPGNRVLREGDIVSLDFGAICNGFQGDAALTVGVGRISKKAEALIETTEGALKTGISAARAGAKLGDISYAIQNYAESRGYSVVREYTGHGIGRDMHEEPQIPNFGLPDSGPVLKKGMILALEPMVNAGDWRTRVGDDQWTVFTADGSLSAHCEHTIAITDGGPEVLTRE encoded by the coding sequence ATGACGATTATTATCAAAACTGAAGATGAAATCGCGGCCATGCGCCAGGCAGGCAGAATCGTCGCGATGATATTAAAAAAAATAGTGGAGCAAATCAGACCGGGAATGGAAACGAAAGAGCTGGATACCATAGCTGAGAAAGAGCTGAAAAACCACGGGGCTAAATCATCATTCAAGGGCTATCGTGGCTTTCCGGCCAACCTCTGCGTTTCAATAAATGACGAAATAGTGCACGGCATTCCGGGAAATCGGGTGCTGCGTGAAGGTGACATCGTTTCCTTGGATTTCGGAGCCATTTGTAATGGTTTTCAGGGTGATGCGGCATTGACCGTTGGCGTAGGCAGAATAAGCAAGAAAGCGGAAGCGCTCATTGAGACGACAGAAGGTGCCCTGAAAACCGGCATCAGCGCCGCCCGTGCTGGAGCTAAGCTGGGAGATATCTCCTACGCCATACAGAACTACGCCGAATCCAGAGGTTATTCCGTAGTTCGGGAATACACGGGTCATGGTATTGGTCGCGACATGCATGAAGAGCCACAAATACCCAATTTCGGCCTGCCCGATTCGGGTCCGGTGCTGAAAAAGGGAATGATCCTTGCCCTCGAACCGATGGTGAATGCAGGCGACTGGCGCACCCGTGTTGGTGACGACCAATGGACGGTCTTTACGGCTGATGGCAGCCTATCGGCACATTGTGAGCATACCATTGCCATTACTGACGGCGGACCGGAGGTTCTTACCAGAGAATAA
- a CDS encoding adenylate kinase has product MYNIIFMGAPGAGKGTQASMVARKLNLVHISSGDLFRQALEQGTELGKKAKAYMEKGVLVPDEITIQMVMERLSAPDCEKGIILDGFPRNLPQAEALDSALREQGKAIDKVVSISVSEEELIRRLSGRWLCRQCQAVYNMVNSPPGVAGKCDKCGGELYQRPDDKPETVKKRLDVYFAETAPLIDYYRRQGKLLEIEGEGSVEEVAQRIVAALPAEKLATR; this is encoded by the coding sequence TTGTATAATATAATTTTTATGGGAGCACCCGGGGCCGGCAAGGGAACGCAGGCCTCGATGGTTGCCCGGAAATTAAACCTGGTTCATATCTCGTCCGGCGACCTGTTCCGGCAGGCGCTGGAGCAGGGAACGGAGCTGGGGAAAAAGGCAAAAGCCTATATGGAAAAGGGGGTACTGGTTCCCGACGAGATAACCATACAGATGGTCATGGAACGGCTGTCCGCTCCTGACTGCGAGAAGGGGATAATCCTGGATGGTTTTCCCCGCAACTTGCCGCAGGCGGAAGCGCTGGACAGCGCCTTGCGTGAGCAGGGTAAAGCAATTGATAAAGTGGTTTCCATCAGCGTCTCCGAAGAGGAACTGATTCGCAGACTGAGCGGCCGCTGGCTCTGCCGACAGTGCCAGGCGGTGTACAACATGGTTAACTCCCCGCCCGGAGTGGCGGGAAAATGCGATAAGTGTGGGGGTGAGCTTTACCAGCGCCCCGATGATAAACCGGAAACGGTAAAGAAGCGGCTTGACGTATATTTTGCCGAGACAGCACCACTTATAGATTATTATCGCCGTCAGGGCAAGTTACTGGAAATTGAAGGAGAAGGCAGCGTGGAAGAGGTGGCACAAAGAATCGTGGCCGCCCTTCCCGCAGAGAAACTGGCCACTCGATGA